DNA from Scylla paramamosain isolate STU-SP2022 chromosome 42, ASM3559412v1, whole genome shotgun sequence:
tgttggtgttgctgtgttCATATCTTACTGTGTTGACGGCTGTCCTGTGGATTTGCTGTTATTTCTGGTGACTGCTGTGGTCTACTAGTGATTTTGCTGTGCTGTGGTGACCTTGCTGCATTGGAAGGACTTCTTAGTGACCTTTGCTGTGCTATATTGAATTTGCTGTGTTGTAGGGACCTTGTTGTGACCCTGCTGtgatattattgtgtttttttcctccaactTTCATCATgaccttgtttttctctttaaagataTTCCTGGGTGAGTtatcaatcacacacacacacacacacacacacacacacacacacacacacacacacacacacacacacacacacacacacacacacacacacacacacacacacacacacacacacacacacacacacacacacacacacacacacacacacacacacacatttttttcctgaacttgttttttttgttagccTTCCTAGTGCGTTTAgctttagaagaagaagaagaagaagaagaagaagaagaagaagaagaagaagaagatgaaatacgtacacacataccTATTATATACACATGGAAAAAGACTCCACACCTGTGTCTATGTATGCATTGTGGAAACACCTTGCATTAATACAGCCACTATACAAAGCATGGAGGTTGTACATATattgctttttatttaattttcttttatgcaaGGCAACAAaactttggaaaaaaaagggtTTGTTGTACTTTTTTCTATAATCTCTTACTCATCTTTATTACAGTGGAATAATATTTTAGTAATGAACTGTGCATTATCTTCTCCTTCTGTTCCCTTCCCCGCCCTTAACCTTCCTTGTCATTCCTCCacgcccatcaccaccaccaccatagtcACCAAACCCTTTCCtctggtgatggtgtggtgatggtgtggtggagggaaaggggaggaaactgatggggaaggaagggaagtgtgtggtggtggtgggaggtagGTGGGGGTTAGTGGGATGGGTCAGGGGAGGCAAAACGACCATTAGGGAGGGGGTGTTGCATAATGCAGGGTGTTTGGCCCCtgtttcccccttcctccccttctcccccactTGCTGTGACCTtggtgagggggagaaggggaaggggaggcagcAGTATTTATGAGTGTATTGTTGAGAAGGAAACATTATTGAGgctaatatatttattttgtttttgctactactactactattactactactactactactactactactactactactactactactactactactactactactacaaccttAACTTTCATCCCATTTACTGTTAAACTCTATAACTCTCACgtgtttctgttttcctctttactATAAATTGAATCGTTTCAGAAGATATATATTcatactttacttttttttttttttttatgagtgtgGCATTATGAATtggccttttcttttcccattttttcctccctactCAACTACGCCTTTTCTTGACCCAaatccttaataaaaaaaaaataatagacatataagtaaatgaataaataaaatgcgtttaatagtagtagtagtagtagtagtaggcgaAGAGGAACTAGACTCAGCAGCAAGGTACCCATTTACTGTTCTCTAAGTTATCTCTATTCGTCACTGTTCATTAAATCGtcagcgtattttttttttctgttgctgaGTAAGTTATTTATCGTTTAACTCGCTtctatttgttacttttctcagTTACTCGTAATTTTCAGTTCTCTAAGATATTTTTGCTTACCATTGTTTTCTAAGATCATTTCtatttgttaatattttctagattatgtatgtatgtatgtatgtatgtatgtatgtatgtatgtatgtactatgGGTAAGAAAGTATCGGTGTACAATGTGTAGGAAACATTATAACTACAGAACGAAGGAAACGAAAACATTGAGACCACCAGTTAACCGAATTTTTACGGTTTTTATCGAATCCTATGCACCGATACCCATTACTCAGAGTGGATGGTGTGTAGGTAAGCATAGATGTGGGTGTGGACGGATATGGGTGGTGCTTACATCATCACTACCCAGGCTGCGCATCACGGGACTTTCCATCATTTTAGTGGCCATTAATTAACCACTCATTATCTACACTACACTACGCAGCTGTTTCTAACGGCACCTCTTTGTCAAGTGTTGTGCTTCTTTGTATCGTTATCTTAGTGGTGTAAAATAACTTAAACTTAGCCTCCTCTGACCTTTTACGCTCTTCCtatgatttttatttctttttttggagTTGTTAGTTGTACTTAGTTTTCCAGATTACTTGTATTCTAACCTTATATAGTGTGGTATCTTCCAGCATCCTGTCCTAATATGCCTTATCTTCACAATTACACCACTAGGCTATACTTAcgattacattctctctctctctctctctctctctctctctctctctctctctctctctctctctctctctctctctctctctctctctctctctgtacctgctttcttgtttttattctccctccttcatttttgcCTTCTGCCTTTCTTGTACCCTCACATCCTATCCCCTTCCGTGTTTCATTTGGCTTTTCTTGGGTTACAATCCGTTACATTACATATTGTGGCATCTACTATTCGTTCCTTCAGGTAGGTTATCACTCGCTTTACTCTTATAGTGCCGTTGCTGTGGATCTGTTCACGCAATTGAGAGTGGTCAGCCAGCCCGCATGCATCATTGAGGCCAGCATTCTTGAGGCGCAGCGAGACCCCTGGGTAAGCCGCGGCGCCAGTGCTGGGACGGTGGCAAGGCGGCACGCAGGTTATCTCACCACACACCTGAAGTCTCGCAAAACTGTGAAATTATAGTATTCTGAATTTTGCAAGCTGTGTTGCACCAGGTATTCCACACGCTTAGTCTCCCAAAACTGAAAATATCGTACATTTTCATACCGTTCACCTCTCaaacatcaaaacaccaaaGAAACAGAAGCTGCCCACGAGTGACTGCTTATAACTGACGGCCATAGTCtgaacacttctgcgccgcatcttcactactttcaaaagcttctagttgaagttccacgagttaaggatgtttttttttttttttttgcggttaTCATGAAATATTAGCAGGATTTCtatattactaacaggagaaacactcttgagaacccagctaatcatctcagtggcctttgaaaatagtcgtggtgagaaaagCGTTTCTGAGCACGGgcctgagagaggaggaagtaggaacTGAACACACGTGAGCAGGGGTGAGTAATGAATGCACCACAGACACCCTTGGgctattacttcttttatttgtgtgtatagTTGATCGTATCGTTATCAGGGCCACTTAGGGGTCGGGGACTAGGGAAGGGTGGGGAGCggcgggaggaagagggaggcggGATATTTTGCACCGAAAGCTTACCTAGGatgtttatggatgaggattttttatttatttatttatttatttatttatttatttatttatttattttactgaggggagaggaagctACAGTTCTTGCCACCGttccctcctaccctccttTGCAGCCGTCATTTGTTTTTGTGATAGTCAAacgcgttctctctctctctctctctctctctctctctctctctctctctctctctctctctctctctctctctctctctctctactgatgCATTGCTCAATTTTGAAGAGTGTACCCTCCTTATTTCTGCACGTCCGTATATCTCTTTTGTTAAGCGCCTTGCTGTGCCCCCTCTACAAGGCTGGGTTTCCCGGCTGACGCAAGACTTCTGTatctgccgtgtgtgtgtgtgtgtgtgtgttacatttaTATACTGATGTGTtggcgtatgtatgtatgtatgtatgtatgtatgtatgtaatgtgtGTACGGATATACTCTCTCGGGCTTATGTTTGTGGGGGAGGCTTTTAGTGATGCgtgtctgtagtagtagtagtagtagtagtagtagtagtagtagtagtagtagtagttgttgttgttgttgttgttgttgtttgctggCATTAGTGAAGTATTGTGAAATAGGACACGTCTTACGCAGCATTTCCTAACATATAAATtccaacagtagcagtagtagtagtagtagtagtagtagtagtagtagtagtagtttatctaattattattattattattattattattattattattattattattattattattattgtagcagtagtagttgtagtagtcgtagttcatctaattattattattattattattattattattattattattattattattattattattattattattgtagttgttatatttgtaatttttattgTTAAACTGGAGTAGCGTGCCCCAAGGAGTGGCGGACTCGTTGGTCCCTCGTGTGTTTCATTCCGTACTGTGAAACGTTCCGGCGTCTTATCTACACCATTTGTGACAGACTTTTGGAGGTTATAATGGTTATCGAGGGTACCGTAATTCTAGTGATGGTTCAACAAGATTTCGTTATcaccagaagaagaaacactcgtgagaacctgaCTAAACATCTGTGTGGCTTGTGACAATCCTCTTTGTTAGGGAAGGTGTgaaggcggtgatggtggtggtgagcggtGGGACTAATGATACCGCTGGGTAGGTGTTTAGGGCTCTCTATCCAGCTTCCTATCGCTCTCGGAAACTTTAGATAATGATgtccgttacacacacacacacacacacacacacacaacgaacgAGCATCCTGTCAGTACTGGACACACGACCCTCGAAGACACGCGTTGATCGCCTCTCCTCTTGTTTTGTGCTTGTGTCGCAGTGTTTGTACATCCCCGTGTGACTTTGCCCATgatcctccctcactcctgccTCATCACAACCCAGCCACGCACGCCTTTCCCTCCCTGGGCCGTGTTGGCGTGGGCCCTGGCACTCCATTTGCTGGATCCATCATATGGTGCAATGAGCTAACCTAGATTGCTTGTCCTTACGCCATCCCCGCCACAACCTGatattccttcaccttccccatCCCCACACGCCCCACTGACTTAcggaggaaggtgtgaggtgcgtgtgtgtgcgcctgtGTGCGTCTCGCCTCGCCCATACCCATCATACCCACGTCCTGCGCCGCACAGCCACGCCCCGGGTCGCCATACCCAGCTGTCACGCTCACACAAGGCCTGCGACAGACTGGCTTCCTTTGGGTCTTTTGTCTAAATGGTGATGATCTGTTCTGTATGCTGTATGCTCTCGCTTTGACGGACGTGGCCCCGTGTGAAGAAGCTACAAAGTGAAAGAGTGCTGGgcaacttttctctttctctgtacttAGTGTTGATAAAGGAAACGGACCCAGCTGTGGCGTAGAAGCAAGGCACTTCCTGTCCTCCCCGTCCATCTTCTACAGCTTTGGACGGAAACCAGCGCCTCTCCTCGCCCTCACATCTGCAGACAACAAAATCTAGCTTCAACGACAGCGACGCCTGTACCTGACGGCTGAGCGCAAGTAACACGGGGAGGAGACGGAAGCTGAAGGAACTTGAAGACTTGTGAAGAGTTGTAATAATgtcgaagagaaagaaatccCTGTCCGCGCTGGGAAAGAGATACCTGAGGAAGAATACCCTCCCTGAAGCCTCGCAAGCCCTAACGGCGCTGCTCAGGAACCTCAACACCCAGATAGCGGCCACCAGTAACATCTCCGTCAATGAAATGAATctggaagaggagggtgagccTCGCCATAAGAGGTCCAGCTCCATGCCGCCGCCGAACTGCAACACTGACGAGGACGAGGATAATGATGTCGCCAGTTCCCTTGTCTCCTCCGACGGGGAAAGCACAGACTACATGCAGATGTACATGGATGAACTTTACGGTAATGGCGATGAGGCTGCGGTGTGCTGCATCCCGGTACTGTAAGATGTACTGGTAATATGTGTATTGGCTTGGTTGGTGGTTGTCttgctcaacacacacacacacacacacacacacacacacacacacacacacacacacacacacacaaacattggTATCTTAAATTACAATATTTCCTGGTATTTTGTAGGTGTTACGTAATTCTGTTAAGAaagtattggtgtgtgtgtgtgtgtgtgtgtgtgtgtgtgtgtgtgtgtgtgtgtgtgtgtgtgtgtgtgtgtgtatagcaatCATATGAGAAAACAGGTTGCATTAGATAAGCCTGTAaaattgctgagagagagagagagagagagagagagagagagagagagagagagagagagagagagagagagagccatgcaCCGCTATCTCAAGCAAAAGGAGAATGCCAATTAGTGAAGGCTATGACGCAGTGGGTCTTGGGGTGCCCCGCTACACTGCTGCCCCTGATACCTGATACTCCCCCTTGTACTCATCACTCAACCTACCTGATACCTGCCTTGTTATTTACCTTACAGCTCCCTCCTTGTACCCATTACCTTCCTTGTACTTACCTGGTGCCCTCCTTGTTGATTCTCCTACAGCTCGTTACGATATATtgtgacgcaaaaaaaaaaaaaaaaatcgacttgtttgtttactaattacaaaaaaaaaaaaaaaaagcaaaaaatgaaaGGTCATATATTTCTGGATACTCAATTGTTTTGTCTTTATTGTCATTTCACGGcccagttttcttatttttgagCTCCCTACGTGCTGttcagtcattctctctctcagttagaGGCGTAATTAAGAACGTGAGAACATCAGAaagtaagggaaactgcaagaagccatcaggcctgtatacacgtggcagtctctgtatgaaacacaATTTCCTATTTCCAgctatcatcaccatccataaagTGGTGTCATTCAACGCGATATGATCGATAACTAGGGCAAGGAGTAACGGGTTCAAGATTGATGAagtttaaaaaaagagatgggaagaaatttCTCATcagatagagtggtggatgaatcaGTTTGTTAGTGCAAGGTCAACAGGGAGATTTAAAAGATGaaacggatttatggatgggaataataggaggaaataggtaggtgtgttttatacagggactgccacgtgtaggcctgatggacTGTTGCAGATTCCCTAATTTTCTTATGCACTTGTATTCGGAAATTGAAGAAACTCTGAATAATTCTTGCTTAATCAATAATCATCAGTGAAAACCTACATTGCAAGGAGCCGTAACTTTGTCCCAAGGTGTGTCGAGTGCACGCCTTCTGTGAGCACTGCAGCCTCTTGTTTCGCTAGAACGCATTTCAGATAACATTGCAAGTGGTGTGCAGCTACCTAACATCACGTCTGCCGCCACTTCTTGTAACACTGCTGCGTCCGAGTGATGTGCGGTTACCAGACATCACATCTCTTTGTATTCACTATATGAGCTACATGAGTGTGTTGCAGGAAATCTTGAAGCAAACGCCTGGTGTGTTGTGTACATTACTGCATCACTGTGTTCAGCCCCAGCCTGCCCCTTGCCATCCTGTGAACTGTAACAGATG
Protein-coding regions in this window:
- the LOC135093286 gene encoding uncharacterized protein LOC135093286 isoform X2 — translated: MSKRKKSLSALGKRYLRKNTLPEASQALTALLRNLNTQIAATSNISVNEMNLEEEGEPRHKRSSSMPPPNCNTDEDEDNDVASSLVSSDGESTDYMQMYMDELYGKLMTVAR
- the LOC135093286 gene encoding uncharacterized protein LOC135093286 isoform X1, which translates into the protein MSKRKKSLSALGKRYLRKNTLPEASQALTALLRNLNTQIAATSNISVNEMNLEEEGEPRHKRSSSMPPPNCNTDEDEDNDVASSLVSSDGESTDYMQMYMDELYGKFWTLEERPGETWTGGTCVSM